Genomic DNA from Geitlerinema sp. PCC 9228:
TTGGGACAATCTTTGTTGTCCGAAATGCCCTTGGAAGCCTATATGTTTTTTACCCACGCTCACTGGGACCACATTCAAGGGTTTCCTTTTTTTGTGCCCGCGTTTATTAAAGGCAACTGCTTCCATATTTATGGGGCTACCGCGCCCAGTGGGTATACCTTAGAACAGTGCCTCAACGATCAAATGCGCCATCCCAACTTTCCGGTACCGTTGCAAGTCATGGGGGCAGATTTGAAATTTTACCACCTGGAACCTGGGGAAAGCGTGGAAATTGGCGATATTACGGTGGAAAGCGCACCGTTGAACCATCCCGGTAAATCGGTGGGATACCGCATCAACTGGCAGGGATACGCTGCAGCTTACATTACCGATACCGAGCATCTTCGCGATCGCATCGATGAAAATGTCCTGCACCTAGCCCGCAACGCCGACGCCATCATTTACGATGCCACCTACACAGATGAAGAATACCATACTTCCGACAACAGTACGTACAGCAACAAAGTGGGATGGGGGCATTCCACCTGGCAAGAAGCCATTAAAGTGGCCAAAGCCGCCAATGTCAAACGATTGATTTTGTTTCACCACGCCCCCACCCA
This window encodes:
- a CDS encoding MBL fold metallo-hydrolase, with translation MSSMQKTFTIRFWGVRGNIPCPGSETVRYGGNTPCVEMRVGDTCFIFDGGTGLRVLGQSLLSEMPLEAYMFFTHAHWDHIQGFPFFVPAFIKGNCFHIYGATAPSGYTLEQCLNDQMRHPNFPVPLQVMGADLKFYHLEPGESVEIGDITVESAPLNHPGKSVGYRINWQGYAAAYITDTEHLRDRIDENVLHLARNADAIIYDATYTDEEYHTSDNSTYSNKVGWGHSTWQEAIKVAKAANVKRLILFHHAPTHDDEFLDRIGEEAAQQFPGSIMAREGMSLELNPTTPPSNPASETKISA